From the genome of Haloterrigena sp. KLK7, one region includes:
- a CDS encoding HAD family hydrolase, with the protein MERYDLVYRLYDEYDTDRLREYQAFVDVFPAIDSRVALEHWQGANEELERRKDEIRGDFAAGETFAEVAARADRDQAFTALDLEAKYGRAVNVLVLDVDETLRSAGGTDNEIPRDTLHVLTEFHEEGVPIVICTGQTLENVKGFAIQGLGSEIVHSGNLSIVYEAGTGVFTPGHGADTKQLLYEELDPEIRDVFDDVRSRVLPEAPEDLRRGCHLQGNEFNITMKPNYETGSSQARETIDAALVYLIDLLADAVGEALETERDDGDLDLEGETVTDWTRSFYAAQDPEIRAVLESEGAYPDLAVDAVPEALTAVLDRIDVAYYEADAAEIGSLELNKVVGVERALDVLGVDDPFSLVMGDSKSDLRVMKWADEHDAGIAAAPEHASQDTLEHVLETDELVFDRGKSVDVLRTVYAMNRLARLD; encoded by the coding sequence ATGGAACGATACGATCTCGTCTATCGGCTCTACGACGAGTACGATACGGACCGGTTGCGGGAGTATCAGGCGTTCGTCGACGTCTTCCCGGCGATCGACTCCCGGGTCGCCCTCGAGCACTGGCAGGGCGCCAACGAGGAACTCGAGCGACGGAAGGACGAGATTCGCGGCGACTTCGCGGCCGGCGAGACGTTCGCGGAGGTCGCCGCCCGCGCCGACCGCGATCAGGCCTTCACCGCGCTGGACCTCGAGGCCAAGTACGGCCGCGCGGTGAACGTCCTCGTGTTAGACGTCGACGAGACGCTGCGCTCCGCCGGCGGGACCGACAACGAGATCCCCCGCGACACGCTGCACGTCCTGACGGAGTTCCACGAGGAGGGGGTCCCGATCGTCATCTGTACGGGCCAGACCTTGGAGAACGTCAAGGGGTTCGCCATCCAGGGGCTGGGCAGCGAGATCGTCCACTCGGGGAACCTCTCGATCGTCTACGAGGCCGGGACGGGCGTGTTCACGCCCGGCCACGGCGCCGACACGAAACAACTGCTCTACGAGGAACTCGACCCCGAGATCCGGGACGTCTTCGACGACGTTCGCTCGCGGGTCCTTCCCGAGGCGCCCGAGGACCTCAGGCGGGGCTGTCACCTGCAGGGCAACGAGTTCAATATCACGATGAAACCCAACTACGAGACCGGCTCCTCGCAGGCGCGGGAGACCATCGACGCCGCGCTGGTCTACCTGATCGACCTGCTCGCCGACGCCGTCGGCGAGGCGCTCGAGACGGAGCGCGACGACGGGGACCTCGACCTCGAGGGCGAGACGGTCACCGACTGGACGCGGTCCTTCTACGCCGCACAGGACCCCGAGATCAGGGCCGTCCTGGAGAGCGAGGGCGCCTATCCCGACCTCGCGGTCGACGCCGTGCCCGAGGCGCTGACGGCCGTCCTCGACCGGATCGACGTCGCCTACTACGAGGCCGACGCGGCCGAGATCGGCAGCCTCGAGCTGAACAAGGTCGTCGGCGTGGAACGCGCGCTGGACGTGCTGGGCGTCGACGATCCGTTCTCGCTCGTGATGGGCGACTCGAAGAGCGACCTGCGCGTGATGAAGTGGGCCGACGAACACGACGCGGGGATCGCCGCCGCACCCGAACACGCCTCTCAGGACACGCTGGAGCACGTCCTCGAGACCGACGAACTCGTCTTCGACCGCGGGAAGAGCGTGGACGTCCTGCGGACGGTATACGCGATGAACAGACTGGCGCGACTCGACTGA
- a CDS encoding inorganic diphosphatase gives MVNLWEDLETGPNPPEEIYAVVECLKGERNKYEYEKDIPGVVLDRVLHSNVHYPSDYGFIPQSYYDDEDPFDVLVLVEDQTFPGCVIEARPVALMKMDDDGEQDDKVIAVPSEDPRYDHIEDLDDIPQQQLDEIDEFFATYKNLEEGKEVETQGWEDKQAAYDAIEHAQELYEENF, from the coding sequence ATGGTCAACCTCTGGGAAGACCTCGAGACCGGACCGAACCCGCCCGAAGAGATCTACGCCGTCGTCGAGTGTCTCAAGGGCGAGCGAAACAAGTACGAGTACGAGAAGGACATCCCGGGCGTCGTCCTCGACCGCGTGCTTCACAGCAACGTCCACTACCCGAGCGACTACGGCTTCATCCCGCAGTCGTACTACGACGACGAGGACCCCTTCGACGTGCTCGTCCTCGTCGAGGACCAGACGTTCCCCGGCTGCGTCATCGAAGCCCGTCCCGTCGCGCTGATGAAGATGGACGACGACGGCGAGCAGGACGACAAGGTCATCGCGGTCCCCTCGGAGGACCCGCGCTACGACCACATCGAGGATCTCGACGACATTCCCCAGCAGCAACTCGACGAGATCGACGAGTTCTTCGCGACCTACAAGAACTTAGAGGAAGGCAAGGAAGTCGAGACGCAGGGCTGGGAGGACAAGCAGGCCGCCTACGACGCGATCGAGCACGCACAGGAGCTCTACGAGGAGAACTTCTAG
- a CDS encoding helix-turn-helix domain-containing protein: MTTIAELTLSTDEFALAETFERLPEMEVRVESVVAEGPARTMPLVWFSNVDPESIDDALEADPTVADYQQLLENTDDDEWFYRLQYGEDVGSVCSAVYTNGGTLLDAQVTDGQWTLRLLFPEREGLSDAVSAIEDRGARVDVRRMVEAGQDEDLETTAALTEPQQEAIAEAYRQGYYDVPREISLEELANELDISHQALSERLRRANRVLASEQLDEPTGELATE; encoded by the coding sequence ATGACCACGATCGCAGAACTCACGCTCTCGACCGACGAGTTCGCGCTCGCAGAGACGTTCGAGCGACTGCCGGAGATGGAGGTCCGCGTCGAAAGCGTCGTCGCCGAAGGACCGGCTCGAACGATGCCTCTCGTCTGGTTCTCCAACGTCGATCCCGAGTCGATCGACGACGCGCTCGAGGCCGACCCCACCGTCGCCGACTACCAGCAACTCCTCGAGAACACCGACGACGACGAGTGGTTCTACCGGCTCCAGTACGGCGAGGACGTCGGCTCCGTCTGCAGCGCGGTCTACACCAACGGCGGCACGCTGCTCGACGCCCAGGTCACCGACGGCCAGTGGACGCTTCGCCTGCTCTTCCCCGAACGCGAGGGACTCTCGGACGCCGTCTCGGCCATCGAGGACCGCGGCGCCCGCGTCGACGTCCGCCGGATGGTCGAAGCCGGCCAGGACGAGGACCTCGAGACGACGGCGGCGCTGACCGAACCCCAGCAGGAAGCGATCGCCGAGGCCTACCGCCAGGGCTACTACGACGTCCCGCGCGAGATCTCGCTCGAGGAACTGGCCAACGAACTCGACATCTCCCATCAGGCGCTCTCCGAGCGACTCCGCCGGGCCAACCGCGTGCTCGCCAGCGAGCAACTCGACGAACCGACGGGCGAACTGGCGACCGAGTGA
- a CDS encoding DUF4399 domain-containing protein — protein MTRTPTRRQYLTAGAVAGVTALAGCGDNSTEDDGPEENETDDEPVEDVNYTDPDGELAFVEPEDGAEVSSPVSIEMEVENFELQPADEEATPDDGAGHLHVIVDEGCVEPEYVIPQEDGFYHLSDGELETELELEPGEHELCAQAGDAQHNAYEMTDEISITVTEGDGGGNATESGNESGDGNETDSESGTGNESEGGDSSDD, from the coding sequence ATGACACGAACACCGACGCGACGCCAGTATCTCACCGCAGGCGCTGTTGCCGGAGTCACCGCCCTCGCCGGCTGTGGCGATAACTCCACCGAAGACGACGGACCCGAGGAGAACGAGACCGACGACGAACCCGTCGAGGACGTCAACTACACGGATCCGGACGGCGAACTCGCGTTCGTCGAACCGGAAGACGGCGCCGAGGTCTCGAGTCCCGTCAGTATCGAGATGGAGGTCGAGAACTTCGAGTTGCAGCCGGCCGACGAGGAGGCGACGCCCGACGACGGGGCCGGGCACCTCCACGTAATCGTCGACGAGGGTTGCGTCGAACCGGAGTACGTGATTCCCCAGGAAGACGGCTTTTACCACCTCTCGGACGGCGAACTCGAGACCGAACTCGAGCTCGAGCCGGGGGAGCACGAGCTCTGTGCCCAGGCCGGTGACGCCCAGCACAACGCCTACGAGATGACCGACGAGATCTCGATCACGGTTACCGAGGGCGACGGCGGAGGGAACGCGACCGAGAGCGGGAACGAAAGCGGGGACGGAAACGAAACGGACTCCGAGAGCGGAACCGGAAACGAATCCGAGGGCGGCGACTCGAGCGACGACTAA
- a CDS encoding dihydrodipicolinate synthase family protein: protein MSFHDPGADDPLGLHGVVPPTITAFHGDESVDYETTAAHARFVVDRGVHGVFPLGTNGEFPLLTGEERQGVVEAVVDEVGGEVPVIAGVGAPSTYETITHAEHAESVGADGIVVVTPYYYPVDHEAALTHYRRVAEAVSLPVYVYHIPSKTGNELALETLDELAEIDTIVGVKDSSKNVPWLAQAIDAHPDMTFLAGSDSLLFTGLEIGCSGLVSAVANVFPELVVDVYEAYDDGDEERARELQSQVFDVRDAFKHGGGYMSGVKTALRLREFDAGPLRSPLRLKDDTSADEMREALEELDVL from the coding sequence ATGTCCTTCCACGATCCCGGCGCCGACGATCCGCTGGGCCTCCACGGTGTCGTCCCGCCGACGATCACCGCGTTCCACGGCGACGAATCGGTCGATTACGAGACGACGGCCGCGCACGCTCGCTTCGTCGTCGACCGGGGCGTCCACGGCGTCTTTCCGCTCGGAACCAACGGCGAGTTCCCGCTGCTGACCGGCGAGGAACGACAGGGCGTCGTCGAGGCCGTCGTCGACGAAGTCGGCGGCGAGGTGCCCGTCATCGCCGGCGTCGGCGCCCCGAGCACCTACGAGACCATCACTCACGCCGAACACGCCGAATCCGTCGGCGCCGACGGCATCGTCGTCGTCACCCCCTACTACTATCCGGTCGACCACGAGGCCGCGCTCACCCACTACCGGCGCGTCGCCGAGGCCGTCTCCCTGCCGGTCTACGTCTACCACATCCCCAGCAAGACCGGCAACGAACTCGCCCTCGAGACGCTCGACGAACTCGCCGAGATCGACACCATCGTCGGCGTGAAGGACTCGAGCAAGAACGTCCCCTGGCTCGCCCAGGCGATCGATGCCCATCCCGACATGACCTTCCTCGCCGGATCGGACTCGCTGCTGTTTACGGGCCTCGAGATCGGGTGTTCCGGCCTCGTCAGCGCCGTCGCGAACGTCTTCCCGGAACTCGTCGTCGACGTCTACGAGGCCTACGACGACGGCGACGAGGAACGCGCCCGCGAATTACAGAGTCAGGTGTTCGACGTCCGCGACGCGTTCAAACACGGCGGCGGGTACATGTCCGGCGTCAAGACCGCCCTCCGTCTCCGGGAGTTCGACGCCGGGCCGCTCCGAAGCCCGCTCCGGCTGAAAGACGATACTTCGGCGGACGAGATGCGCGAGGCGCTCGAGGAACTGGACGTTCTCTGA
- a CDS encoding alkaline phosphatase family protein codes for MGLFDRLRGDDSPRVAFIGVDGVPYSLLAENEELFPNFAAIADEGTAGEISSIVPPESSACWPSLTTGVNPGETGVYGFQDREVGTYDTYVPMGREVQADRVWDRVQEDGRKATVMNVPVTFPPQRNVQRMVSGFLSPGLEKAAYPDEVRDYLETLDYRIDVNPKLGHQEDKSEFIEDAHATVDARFEAFKHYIEEDDWDLFFGVFMTTDRVNHFLFKDYERDGENKDEFLEFYKKVDDYIGRLREALPDDVTMIVASDHGFTSLDYEVHFNEWLREEGWLSFQTDDPEELGDIADDTKAYSFIPGRFYINLEGREPRGSVPEDEYDEVRDQLKADLEALEGPDGKKVVERVVEKEEAFRGDHDDIAPDLVAIPNKGFDLKSGFKADSDIFTSGPRNGMHSFDNTSLYIDSPEATIGDADLFDITPTILDLLDVEYGRGEFDGASLL; via the coding sequence ATGGGTCTGTTCGATCGACTGCGGGGCGATGACTCCCCCCGTGTCGCATTTATTGGAGTTGACGGCGTGCCGTATAGTCTCCTCGCGGAGAACGAAGAACTGTTTCCGAACTTCGCCGCGATCGCCGACGAGGGGACGGCCGGGGAAATCTCGAGCATCGTCCCGCCGGAGTCCAGCGCCTGCTGGCCGTCACTGACGACCGGGGTCAACCCCGGCGAGACCGGCGTCTACGGCTTTCAGGACCGCGAGGTCGGCACCTACGACACCTACGTCCCGATGGGACGGGAGGTCCAGGCCGACCGCGTCTGGGACCGCGTCCAGGAGGACGGTCGCAAGGCGACGGTGATGAACGTCCCCGTCACCTTCCCGCCGCAGCGCAACGTCCAGCGGATGGTCTCGGGCTTCCTCTCGCCGGGGCTGGAGAAGGCGGCCTACCCCGACGAGGTCCGCGACTACCTCGAGACGCTCGATTACCGGATCGACGTCAATCCGAAACTCGGCCACCAGGAGGACAAATCGGAGTTCATCGAGGACGCCCACGCCACGGTCGACGCGCGCTTCGAGGCCTTTAAACACTACATCGAGGAGGACGACTGGGACCTCTTCTTCGGCGTCTTCATGACGACCGACCGAGTCAACCACTTCCTGTTCAAGGACTACGAGCGCGACGGCGAGAACAAGGACGAGTTCCTCGAGTTCTACAAGAAGGTCGACGACTACATCGGCCGCCTCCGCGAGGCGCTGCCCGATGACGTCACCATGATCGTCGCCTCCGACCACGGCTTCACGAGCCTCGACTACGAGGTCCACTTCAACGAGTGGCTCCGAGAGGAGGGCTGGCTCTCGTTCCAGACCGACGATCCCGAGGAACTGGGCGACATCGCCGACGACACGAAGGCCTACTCGTTCATCCCGGGTCGGTTCTACATCAACCTCGAGGGTCGGGAGCCCCGCGGCTCCGTCCCCGAGGACGAGTACGACGAGGTTCGCGATCAGCTCAAGGCCGACCTCGAGGCCCTCGAGGGGCCGGACGGCAAGAAAGTCGTCGAGCGGGTCGTCGAGAAGGAGGAAGCCTTCCGCGGCGACCACGACGACATCGCGCCGGACCTGGTCGCGATCCCGAACAAGGGCTTCGATCTGAAGTCCGGCTTCAAGGCCGACTCGGACATCTTCACGAGCGGCCCGCGAAACGGAATGCACAGCTTCGACAACACGTCGCTGTACATCGACTCCCCCGAAGCGACGATCGGCGACGCCGACCTGTTCGACATCACGCCGACCATCCTCGACCTGCTCGACGTCGAGTACGGCCGCGGCGAGTTCGACGGCGCGAGCCTGCTCTAG
- the gfcR gene encoding transcriptional regulator GfcR, with product MKNVDDLIESAAELAARGLSKGEIADELNVSRETASWLVERSDATTQPSDRPQTEPVSPSGPQDIHVDWSAIGRDSKRMSAIAEAMADMLAKHGEDVDLTIGIEKAGGPIATLVARELETDLGTYTPAKHQWEEGDIDELGGTFSRNFAGIRDRECYIVDDTITSGTTMRETVEAIRAEGGEPLACVVLADKQGVEELEGVPVYSLLQVISVGKEE from the coding sequence ATGAAAAACGTCGACGACCTCATCGAGAGCGCGGCCGAGCTCGCAGCCCGGGGTCTCTCGAAGGGAGAGATCGCGGACGAACTGAACGTCTCCCGAGAGACGGCGAGCTGGCTCGTCGAACGCAGCGACGCGACGACCCAGCCCAGCGACCGACCGCAGACCGAACCCGTCAGCCCCAGCGGCCCCCAGGACATCCACGTCGATTGGTCGGCGATCGGCCGAGACAGCAAGCGCATGAGCGCGATCGCGGAGGCGATGGCCGACATGCTCGCCAAACACGGCGAGGACGTCGACCTGACGATCGGCATCGAGAAGGCCGGCGGCCCCATCGCGACGCTGGTCGCCCGGGAACTCGAGACCGATCTGGGGACGTACACGCCCGCGAAACACCAGTGGGAGGAGGGAGACATCGACGAACTCGGCGGCACGTTCAGCCGGAACTTCGCGGGCATTCGCGACCGCGAGTGTTACATCGTCGACGACACGATCACCAGCGGGACGACGATGCGCGAGACCGTCGAGGCCATCCGCGCGGAGGGCGGCGAGCCGCTGGCCTGCGTCGTCCTCGCGGACAAGCAGGGCGTCGAGGAACTCGAGGGCGTCCCCGTCTACTCGCTGCTGCAGGTCATCAGCGTCGGCAAGGAGGAGTGA
- a CDS encoding transcription initiation factor IIB family protein has product MTRSTRQRERTRETDETEDQEGVRACPECESDNLVKDSDRGELICEDCGLVVEEEKIDPGPEWRAFNHQERQEKSRVGAPTTQTMHDKGLTTTIDWKDKDAYGRSISSKKRSQMHRLRKWQERIRTKDAGERNLQFALSEIDRMASALGVPRSVREVASVIYRRALKEDLIRGRSIEGVATSALYAACRKEGIPRSLEEISEVSRVERKEIGRTYRYISQELGLEMRPVDPKKYVPRFCSELELSEEVQTKANEIIEKTAEEGLLSGKSPTGYAAAAIYAASLLCNEKKTQREVADVAQVTEVTIRNRYQEQIEAMGIHG; this is encoded by the coding sequence ATGACACGGTCCACCCGCCAGCGGGAGCGAACGCGTGAGACGGACGAGACCGAGGATCAGGAAGGGGTACGCGCCTGCCCCGAGTGTGAATCGGACAATCTCGTAAAGGACTCCGACCGGGGTGAGCTCATCTGTGAAGACTGTGGGCTCGTCGTGGAGGAAGAAAAAATTGACCCCGGCCCGGAGTGGCGGGCGTTCAACCACCAGGAACGACAGGAGAAGTCCCGCGTCGGCGCGCCGACGACCCAGACGATGCACGACAAGGGGCTGACGACGACCATCGACTGGAAGGACAAAGACGCCTACGGTCGCTCGATCTCCTCGAAGAAGCGCAGCCAGATGCATCGGCTGCGCAAGTGGCAGGAACGCATCCGTACCAAAGACGCCGGGGAGCGGAATCTGCAGTTCGCGCTCAGCGAGATCGACCGAATGGCCTCCGCGCTCGGGGTCCCTCGGTCCGTCCGCGAGGTCGCCTCAGTCATCTATCGCCGCGCGCTGAAGGAAGACCTCATCCGTGGCCGCTCGATCGAAGGCGTGGCCACCTCCGCGCTGTACGCCGCCTGTCGGAAGGAAGGCATCCCGCGCTCCCTCGAGGAAATCTCGGAAGTCTCTCGCGTCGAACGCAAAGAGATCGGTCGCACGTATCGGTACATCTCGCAGGAACTCGGTCTCGAGATGCGCCCCGTCGACCCGAAAAAGTACGTCCCCCGTTTCTGTTCCGAACTCGAACTCTCCGAAGAAGTCCAGACCAAGGCCAACGAGATCATCGAGAAGACGGCCGAGGAAGGGCTCCTCTCGGGCAAGTCGCCGACCGGCTACGCCGCCGCCGCGATCTACGCCGCCTCGCTGCTCTGTAACGAGAAGAAGACCCAGCGAGAGGTCGCCGACGTCGCGCAGGTCACGGAAGTGACCATCCGGAATCGGTACCAGGAACAGATCGAAGCGATGGGAATCCACGGCTAA
- the rnhA gene encoding ribonuclease HI — protein MPVIECDVETARARLEEEGVSVDSGNTDHERWRASRGSATAVAYDDKVVIQGSNPQDLEALLRESGGRAHVYFDGGSRGNPGPAAIGWVIVTGDGIVAEDGETIGTATNNQAEYEALIAGLEAARDYGYDEIHVRGDSELIVKQVRGEYDTNNPELREKRVTVHELLTAFDEWTLEYVPREVNERADGLVNEALDEA, from the coding sequence ATGCCGGTCATCGAGTGCGACGTCGAGACGGCTCGAGCACGACTCGAGGAGGAAGGGGTGTCGGTCGACTCCGGAAACACGGATCACGAGCGTTGGCGGGCGAGCCGCGGCTCCGCGACGGCCGTCGCCTACGACGACAAGGTCGTCATCCAGGGATCGAACCCGCAGGACCTCGAGGCGCTGCTGCGCGAGAGCGGCGGGCGCGCGCACGTCTACTTCGACGGCGGCTCGCGCGGGAACCCCGGCCCGGCCGCGATCGGCTGGGTGATCGTCACCGGCGACGGAATCGTCGCCGAAGACGGCGAGACGATCGGCACGGCGACCAACAATCAGGCCGAGTACGAGGCGCTGATCGCGGGCCTCGAGGCCGCTCGCGACTACGGCTACGACGAGATCCACGTCCGCGGCGACTCCGAACTGATCGTCAAGCAGGTCCGCGGCGAGTACGACACCAACAACCCCGAACTCCGGGAGAAGCGCGTCACCGTCCACGAACTGCTCACCGCCTTCGACGAATGGACCCTCGAGTACGTCCCCCGCGAAGTCAACGAGCGCGCGGACGGTCTCGTGAACGAGGCCCTCGACGAGGCCTGA
- a CDS encoding DUF371 domain-containing protein → MEEVIHARGHENVSAEHASTFEVTTDDYLTPAGDCILAIEADRAPADFDPAFVEACRDREATIAFTIEAGGHTETVEGRGDPDLEFTNERSAVGRTSEYVDDRTILNGAEFAAEGFDRDLVDALAEGSEATVTISVE, encoded by the coding sequence ATGGAAGAGGTCATCCACGCTCGAGGTCACGAGAACGTCTCCGCGGAGCACGCGAGCACGTTCGAGGTGACGACCGACGACTATCTCACCCCCGCGGGGGACTGTATCCTCGCGATCGAGGCCGACCGTGCGCCCGCTGACTTCGATCCCGCGTTCGTCGAGGCCTGTCGGGACCGGGAGGCGACGATCGCGTTCACGATCGAAGCAGGCGGCCACACGGAGACCGTCGAGGGACGGGGCGATCCCGACCTCGAGTTCACCAACGAGCGCAGCGCGGTCGGCCGGACGAGCGAGTACGTCGACGACCGGACGATCCTGAATGGTGCCGAGTTCGCGGCCGAAGGGTTCGACCGCGACCTCGTCGACGCGCTGGCTGAGGGAAGCGAGGCGACGGTGACGATCAGCGTCGAGTGA
- a CDS encoding PadR family transcriptional regulator: MSEAQSITGEQSIARELTAFQTNILTILAKEPMYGLAIKRELEDYYGTEVNHGRLYPNLDELVDLGLVEKSELDKRTNQYSLTDDGYDAVLDGVQWSLSKIVTDDDRADEIRDIVENSY, from the coding sequence ATGTCAGAGGCACAATCAATCACCGGCGAACAGAGTATTGCACGCGAACTCACCGCGTTCCAGACCAACATCCTCACGATCCTGGCCAAGGAGCCGATGTACGGCCTGGCGATCAAGCGAGAGCTCGAGGACTACTACGGAACGGAAGTCAACCACGGGCGTCTCTACCCGAACCTCGACGAACTCGTCGACCTCGGGCTGGTCGAGAAGAGCGAACTCGACAAGCGAACCAACCAGTACTCGCTGACCGACGACGGCTACGACGCCGTCCTCGACGGCGTCCAGTGGTCGCTCTCGAAGATCGTCACCGACGACGACCGCGCCGACGAGATCCGCGACATCGTCGAGAATAGCTACTAA
- a CDS encoding glucose 1-dehydrogenase translates to MKAIAVEPGAGTPALIDLPVPEPASGEVLVRTLRVGVDGTDDEVIAGSHGGVPDGDDRLVLGHEAVGVVEDANGTALEEGQYVVPTVRRPPPGVESNDYFDRGEPDMAPEGEYVERGIVGAHGFMAEYFTSPADCLVPISADLAPVGFLVEPISITEKAIEHAAAARSAFDWRPESVFVLGNGSLGLLTAAMFRTTMGYDRVYCLGRRDRPHPSIDILDELGVTYIDSRETSVPEVPDVYEPMDLVYEATGYAKHAFESIEALAPNGVAALLGVPNDWSFEVDGGRLHREMVLHNKAIVGSVNSNRDQFASAVDTLAGLPSWVLEDVVSGVYGLEEYERAFSDPTDDATADDDTTIKTAVEFSNI, encoded by the coding sequence ATGAAAGCTATCGCAGTCGAGCCCGGGGCGGGGACGCCAGCGCTGATCGATCTTCCCGTTCCCGAACCAGCCTCCGGCGAGGTCCTCGTTCGGACGCTCCGCGTCGGTGTCGACGGCACCGACGACGAGGTCATCGCCGGGAGTCACGGCGGCGTGCCCGACGGCGACGACCGACTCGTCCTCGGTCACGAGGCCGTCGGCGTCGTCGAGGACGCCAACGGGACCGCTCTCGAGGAGGGCCAGTACGTCGTTCCGACGGTGCGACGACCGCCGCCGGGCGTCGAGAGCAACGACTACTTCGACCGCGGCGAGCCCGACATGGCGCCCGAGGGGGAGTACGTCGAGCGCGGTATCGTCGGCGCGCACGGCTTCATGGCCGAATACTTCACGAGTCCCGCGGACTGTCTCGTTCCCATCTCCGCCGACCTCGCGCCGGTCGGATTCCTCGTCGAACCGATCAGCATCACCGAGAAGGCCATCGAACACGCCGCCGCGGCGCGGTCGGCGTTCGACTGGCGCCCCGAGTCCGTCTTCGTGCTCGGGAACGGCTCGCTGGGCCTGTTGACGGCGGCGATGTTCCGGACGACGATGGGCTACGATCGGGTCTACTGTCTGGGCCGGCGCGACCGACCGCACCCGTCGATCGACATCCTCGACGAGCTCGGCGTGACCTACATCGACTCCCGCGAGACGTCGGTGCCGGAGGTTCCCGATGTCTACGAGCCGATGGACCTCGTCTACGAGGCCACCGGGTACGCGAAACACGCCTTCGAATCGATCGAAGCGCTCGCACCCAACGGCGTCGCGGCCCTGCTGGGCGTCCCCAACGACTGGTCCTTCGAGGTCGACGGCGGTCGCCTCCACCGCGAGATGGTCCTGCACAACAAGGCCATCGTCGGCAGCGTCAACTCGAACCGCGACCAATTCGCGTCGGCCGTCGACACGCTCGCCGGCCTGCCATCGTGGGTCCTCGAGGACGTCGTGAGCGGCGTCTACGGTCTCGAAGAGTACGAACGGGCGTTTTCGGACCCGACCGACGACGCGACTGCCGACGACGACACGACTATAAAAACGGCCGTCGAATTCAGTAACATATGA
- a CDS encoding rnhA operon protein, with amino-acid sequence MTDSNESLDGTGADSDGGADGLETAELPADVIDEAERLTRIARETPDENEAQARRERRAALLADYGFAARVRDDDGDDVLVLHPAEWRDEDRSVIRTDRIDDLSRAVEIPLEGTGDPDDWNDVAAHNRDLAERVRERHGDVHGDNAATLADFASNHYAKRIEDLTDAELREFRTEYFVRNAWPSAGQREAIAESIALISETADSSVPDRRGR; translated from the coding sequence ATGACTGACTCGAACGAATCGCTCGACGGCACCGGTGCCGACTCCGACGGCGGGGCCGACGGGCTCGAGACCGCGGAACTCCCTGCAGACGTCATCGACGAGGCCGAACGACTCACGCGAATCGCGCGCGAGACGCCCGACGAGAACGAGGCGCAGGCCCGCAGAGAGCGGCGCGCGGCCCTCCTCGCCGACTACGGCTTTGCTGCCCGAGTTCGGGACGACGACGGCGACGACGTGCTCGTGCTCCACCCCGCGGAGTGGCGCGACGAGGACCGAAGCGTCATCCGGACCGATCGAATCGACGACCTCTCGCGCGCGGTCGAAATCCCCCTCGAGGGGACGGGCGATCCGGACGACTGGAACGACGTCGCGGCGCACAACCGGGACCTCGCCGAGCGCGTCCGCGAGCGCCACGGCGACGTCCACGGCGACAACGCCGCGACGCTGGCCGACTTCGCGAGCAATCACTACGCGAAGCGGATCGAAGACCTCACGGACGCGGAGCTCCGGGAGTTTCGGACCGAGTACTTCGTGAGAAATGCGTGGCCGTCTGCCGGGCAGCGGGAGGCGATCGCGGAGTCGATCGCGCTGATCTCCGAGACGGCCGATTCGTCGGTCCCCGACCGCCGGGGCCGATAA